The DNA window ttattttaggacAAATTACCTAGGTGACCCTCAAGTTACTTTGATCGCTTATTTTTTCAATCTCAaagcatttttttaaaacaaattacccCTTAAACTTTTTGAAAGATCACCAATGACCCTCAAACTATTAAAAAGGGTCACCAGAGTCCATTCTGTCAATTTTTTTCGTTACAACACAACGACTTCTAATTAAAACCCTCATTTCAACAtcattctctctttctctctacaAATCTACAGAAGAAAAATACAGAACCATCTCTTTCCTTTGCTCTAGTTCTTGAacagtttcccaaactaaccttgtttggcgttcactttcccaaactaacctagtttgttcatttattcccaaacctattcaaactcagtttttttttatatatattttaaattattatttttataaatttaattatttatattttgatatataatttaaattatttttttataaattaaattatttatattttaatataaatatttaatggttCATTAACTTAAGACATATTTTTAGGAATACAAcacaataaaaattgataaattttttattgtgaaattatatcacaatgaaaagttgtcaaaattattttaataaaagacaacccaataaatataaataataatttgaatgaaaagttgtcaaaattattttaataaaagacaacccaataaatataaataataatttgaatagtaaaataaataaatttatggggATGAAAATCATACTGCCAcgtatatatgtaaatatatatatataataaatttgaaatgtaaatatatatatattaaaatataaataattaaatttataaaaaaataatgtaaattatatatcaaaatataaataatcaaatttataaaaataataatttaaaatatatatcaaaatataaataatttagtttatataaataataatttaaatatatatatctatatataataaatttgaaatgtaaaaaaaataaaaaataaaaaataaaaaaactgagtttaaatagtaaactatgttagtttgggaataaatgaacaaactaggttagtttgggaaagagaacgccaaacaaggttagtttgggaaactgtTCCTAGTTCTTAGTCTCATCTTTTGCTAAAGATCCCGTAGGAGTCTTAAGATCCATCTTCTCTCAATCGAGCACAAATCTACCTTCAAATCAATCATCGCTCCAGTACAAAATTACCTCAAAAGCCATCCTCGATCAAATACAAATCTATATTGTTGCTATAGGACATTGCTAAATTTTCTTGGGCAGAACCAAAAGATTTTTAATTGTCAACATATCTTGCAAGCTATCTTGATAAGTAGTTAATTGTATTGTTGAGAGATAGAAGAAAGCTTATGGGCATACTTTATTCCTTTGACCAATTTGCAAATGCGGTGCTGGAAGGTGCTTGTGAGCGAGTTATAGTTGGTGATATTTAGTGTGACATTCCTCTATGTCTATATATTATTCGAGGGGAGAATGTGGTTCTAATTGGCGAAATGGATTTAGAAAAAGAAGAACTTCCTCCTCACATGACCTTTGTTTCAGTTTCAGAAATAACAAGGGGCAAAAGGTGGAAAGAGAAACTTCAGATATACAATGAGAAGGAGAATGAAATTCCTTGACattgattaattaatgattattgTGATTGTGTATTTATGAATCCATCCATTTTGGTCGTATCTTTTAGTCCAAACCATAAAACCTACCTACCTAATATAgtgtttcttctttttcatatcTTTGCATCATTCTTTGTAAGGAGAAACCTTAGTTGAGAAAAAAGGGTCTACTAGAGAAGTCATAAGTTGCTTGAGTTCTTGAGATCGGTGCGAGAGAAGGGTATGCTAGAGGGTTAAAGAAAGACAAGAGATAAAGCTTATAGTATCAGAGCAATGGCTTGGATGATTAAAcctaaaaattacaattttggTTCCAATCGAGTATACGGTAAGTACTTGTTGTTGTATACCtaaatatatttctttgatTTGTTGAATGTATTCACATTATATggtagattttttatttttttaactgtAGTATTTTTAACTGCAGTGACTAGTCAAAAGCAAAGGATGAAATAtatgattgaaaaattaatattttaaggcttagtacaaaaatattataaattacaagAGCATGTCTTCTTAATTGCAGTGTGTTACTACTCTTTATATGTTTTAAACAATagttttttacaattttaattacaGTTAAGTAAAAGATAATTATTGatgtttttagtatttttaatgaatattattagTCTGACATTGACGTTGCAATTATTTAATCACATTcacatttttatcttatttgatATTATTGTATAAATCAAAAAAACTTAGAATAGGAAGTtgcaattatttaaaacttgtaatttatcaatatttaaaaatatatatatatttaaagattgtaatagaacaaattattttcaaatttggtcATAAAACAGAATAAAAAAGAGTCCAAATTGAATATGTTGATAGTTTTGGAAGAAGTAATTTAAAGGTTAAAAATCAACCATCAAAATAGTTGGAGGGCTAAAAgtaaattatcataatatttggAGGGCTTTTAGTTAGAACCGTTATGTTTCACGAAAAAATTGACAGAAGGACCATTAGTGTCCCTTTCTAAAATTTTAGGGGCGATTTgtgttcaaaaatattttaaaggctAAAAGTAAACGATCGAAGTAATTTGAGGGTTATTTAGACAATTTGCCTATTATTTTAAATCGGTaactttttaagtttaaattatttaaataatcaaaattaataaactatCATTTTACTccctttattatatattatgacttaatttattaattaagatattaaaatattcaatatttaaaattattattttgattttattattatatattaatacatttaaaatatttttaaaattattactatttttcttttccaaattaaaaaatattataattaaaattaataatattattatttatcaattatatatttaattaataattgttttggATGGTTGAacaggttttttttttttttatgatttaacacgtaatttttattttgttgttgcGTTAGCCAAAAATAACGTTACACAAAGTATGAATTAGTCAtctatctttatatatatatatagatagatttaTCTATATGTCTTTGTTTTGTATTCTTTGAGATCTCAATAATGACAGCTTTGGACATTATGAATGATGATCATCTAAATCTGTCTCTTTCACTTTCCATTGGAAATAATAATCCACCAAAGGCTTTGCCAGGTATAATCAATGATGATCATCTAAATCTgtctctttctctttccattGGAAATAATCCAGTACCAAAGGCTTTGCCAGGTATAGTTCATTCATATAgctatttaaaattcaaacaaatcaaGACCATCCAAGGTGAAGTACAATGCAAACATTGTGAGAAAATTTTTCAAGTAGAGTTTGACttgaaaaacaattttgaaATTGTGGAGAAGTTCATTGCAAGGAATAAAGCTAATATGTACTGGAGGGCAGCCGAAGAATGGATGAAGCCGGTTTTACCCAACTGCGAGTTTTGTCAAACGGAGAATTGTGCGAAACCGGTGAAGACAAAGGAGATAAGTGAGATCAATTGGTTGTTTCTTTTGCTTGGACAAATGTTGGGGTGTTGCACACTTAAGGAGCTTAAGTATTTATGCAAACATTATCGGAAACATCGAAGTGGTGCTAAAGATCGTGTTTTGTATATCAGTTATCTTACCCTTTGCAATCAGTTCCAACCTCGTCAACTTTTTAGTTCATGACTATTAATGCATCATAAGCTCTTCATTTCTATTTTTGatcaagttattatttattttcacagTTTTATATTAATGGAATGGGTACTTATCTTTCATTTTACTATTTTCTTTTGCAATgaatttagtattttggttatcAAGTATTTTCCCAATCATTATTgttatcttataaatttaacaactttGAGCAATAACCCTCGTAAAAAAAAACCTATGTACATTTTCATGTCATTGATTAAATGATGTTTTGACTTTAATAGTTATAAATTAGGAATATGTAagtgaattataaatatatgtttatttaagacaatttatttgtaaaaaaaaaacatatataaaactATGGCAGCCCACTTTTAAAACAgcacatttaataaaaaaaaaataagatagttAAATATactctatttttaaaatattaattcataatatttcaagataaaaacatataaaatctTTTTTGGACAACCCAAAACTCGGGGCCTCTTGAGGTAGGTAACACTTGGGTGCCTAATTGAGTATGTTTGTGTATTATGTGTTTAATTCGTTGTCCAATTTTTATTCCTTCTAGTCTAGTGCAATTTAAGTGGGCTAGAGTCAGGGCTGAAAATGAGACGAGCTgctcgtgagctgctcgcgagtagctcggtcaaagctcgactcgagctcggtcaaactCGAGCTTGAGcatgctcgagctcgactcgttatataatcgagccgagttcgagtagtTATATACTCGGCTCGAGTACTCGACGAGCTActcgaatatatataatttatattaatatattttatatttaatttatattttatattttatatatattttttaatttatattttatattttatatttactttttataatataaaaaattgtaatactttaattaaatataaaatatgagtattaaaatataaaatataaatttataccctaAATGGCTAAATCCCTAACGGGCACCCTCCCTCTTCATTCTTCTCCAGTTCTCCTCCAAAGTCCAaaatccctaaccctaacctTTCTCCTCCAAAATCCCTAACCTCTTCTCCTCCATAGTTCATTCGGACAGCCGCCAACAAAGAACTAGGTTTTCATCAAACGAGAAAGCAAACATCACCAAGGAGCTCAATGCAAAGCACCGAAAGGTTTTTATCGTTTTccccttttttattttcattttaatttcttctttattcTCTTTTGATCTTGCATAGATTCGATATGTTATACTTCCGATCTGTCAACAAAGAACTAGATTctcttcaatttaatatatgcaTTTAGGAATCTTGCTAATATGAATACTGTAATACTGCATTTAAGTCTGTACTCTGTAATACCTAAATCCCTAAAGACCACTTCTGTAATACTATAATACTGTCCCAAATCAAAGGTCTGTAATACtgcatttaatgaaattttctaATATTACACAAATAAGAATCTTTACACCATTCGTGAGGTTCCTTTTACAGATATTCGGTCTTTCAACAGGTAATCTCTCATGCTGCTTCGtttatatttacaattagaAAGTATGTTTTTGCATTACGTCCTTGTCATATGATATAATTCTAACTCAtcatatattatgaattttttggtGGCTTTTAGATCAATTATGTCCGTAGATGGTGTAGCAGCTGTAGATGAAATTGAGAGCAATGAAATTGGTGATGAACTTCAACAAGATGAAACAATTGTTTCGCATGCTGGGGAAGAATCACAAAAAAATCAAGATCCAGAAGAACATGAGAAAGAAGGTTTccgtattaataaaaaaagaaaaacttcaAGTGTTTGGAATGATTTTGAATCGGTTACAGTGGCGGATGGAAGTAAAAAGGCAAAGTGCAAGCATTGCTCTTCTTTTTTATCAATATGCAAAGGGTCTacaacaagtcttttgcgaCACAGTACAAACTGcataaaaaagaagataaatttgAGAGAAGCCTAAAgatttttcatgtttagatttGTGGAAAATGAATAGACTACAATATCTAGTGTTATCAAAAATGGCCGCTGATATTTTAGCTATTCCAGTAAGTTCGGTAGCTTCCGAAGCAACATTTAGTGCTGGGACGAGGGTCATTGATTCTTATCGTTCATCACTTTCCCCAGAGACGGTGCAAGTTCTTCTATGTGGAGGAGATTGGCTTCGACATTTGCATGGAGTGAAAAAAATACGAGGGTAagtgaaatttaatattttttattttacgttaacatatattattatttgaacattaatttaactatatattgtttttttcagAGAGATAAAACTTATCAAGAAATTTGTCTTCCGGAATCCAAATAAGgtgttattttttagtttggactTTGGAAGTTTGGATTAAGTAAGTTTGGACTTTGGAATGTTGGGAACTTTGGAGTTTTGATTAAGTAAGTTTGGTTGTTTTATGTTggactaatttaatatattgtatgtttggactttggattttagatatttttagttAGAATGGTTATGTTTTAAGTTGAATGTTTTAATGTGTAATGTTGTGTGTTCTATTTGATTTTGATggaatgtttatgttttaggtgaaatgaataattctatatgtttattcattttgttgtgATCTTTTGATATATTGAAAGTGTGAAACTATTTAgttgatatgttttaattttgtatgtttcgagtcgagttcgagctcgagctcgagctatAAATCGAACTAATCaggtcgagctcgagccgagctctTGAGCTCGGTAAAATTCAAgctaatcgagtcgagttcgagtcgagctcgagtacttgttttgagttcgagttcgagctcgagctttaattttgatactcgatcgagctcgagctcgagttcgagccgtTGAAATtttttcgagctcgagctcgagtagACCtctactcgagctcgactcagCCCTAGGCTAGACTTTGGTCAACTTGagggttaaaattataattattattggaAAAATACAAACACATATAGCAGGACATCTCTCCAAAAattctatataaattaatgGATGAAATAACAAATTAGGGCTCCTTATTGGGGGcaattgtaattttaaaccTCTTCTTTTGAACTTCACAATTTGGGGCTCATATTGAAGTGTAATTTGAGACCTTTTCTTTTGAACCTCACAATTTGGGGCTCCTTATTGAGACCAATTACAATTTGGGACCTCTTATTTTGAATCTCATAATTTATGGCTCCACATTGTCAGATTTGTACAAAATGAGATTTTACCCTAACGGACATGAATgtccataaaaaaaatgtattacgtgacttttataattaaaaataataatagtgacatttaattctaaataatactAACGTGGTCACGTAATACTTCTTTTTACGAAAGTTCGTGTCCTTTAGGACAAAActctattttatataaacatgaCAATGCGGAGTCTCAAATTGCGAGGCTCGAAATAAGAGGTCCCAAATTGCAGTTGATTCCAATAAGGAGACTTAAATTGTGAGGTTCGAAAGAAGAGGTCCTAAATTGCAATGGACTTTCAATAAGAAGCCTTAAATGGTAAGGTTCAAAAGAAAAAgtctcaaattataattaattcctaataaaaagtcccaatttattatttcaaccaTAAATGAATTCTATGCTAATTTTATCTAActctatattataattatctttattattatatataaattataatgcgGTAGAAAATAACCAATTACGAAGTAAGGATGACATTGTCTTATCTtcaatctttttattaaaattacaaaaaaaacataattagacTTTGAAATTGTCAATTTATTGCTGAGATTATATCTATGTATACGACAAGACCGTGTCAAGTTTATAAActtaaagacaaaaaaaaatatattaaaagtaattattaatttatttattttaatctacaTAATCAGTTTTAAAACAAGTTACacaaaattaaagatatttattataaattttttttttttaactcaacatttttaaaaattaacgaaaattaaaaattaaatttagttacaaaaattaaagttaattagagtaaacataaatatagtttttttaagttagactaaaataaataaaataaatgaaaggaGATTCATAAAGGTCTTCCATAGCAtcacaattcaaattaaataataataataataaatattagttagtttagatttaatcaataaaaaaaacttttactctttttaatttgtcatttttttaagtgagactaaaataaatacaagaaaATGAAAGGAGATTCAAAAAGGTCTTGGATAGcatctataattttatttataaattaataatataattcaaattaaataataataataaatattagttagtttagacttaatcaataaaaaaaacttttacttttttaatttgtcattttgttgaagaattcaagttcttaaaatatttctatatattgAATTCTTCTCATTTTAGTTCATCAAATGTGCACTAAGCTAAAAGAGACCCATAAATAATAGTTGATGGTGAAATTccaaaattatcattaataataatagtaaagaTTGacatttaattttacttttttttcaccacttaaagaaataaaaaatttggttgaatcttttcttaatattataatatattgaataaaattataatatatttatacttttatttgattttcaaaaatttactttatataattaaattattattaaatttatttatttcttaataaatattatatatatatatatatatatattagtttataaatattattttggtacttaaaaatattttaatatatcaatattaaatttaCGTAGAGTTTAGTAAGTGgtacaaataattaaaagtataagttgtataaaagtataaatagtATAGGgtattataagttatatatataaatgataagaAATTGTACAAgtgttatatattatgaatttaaaattattattatttttattttatattaaaataatattatttattattatattgttattatttaataatatatgtcattttaattaaaatttaaaaaattaattatattatagaaggtaaattatatttatttaatttaaatattattaataattatattagaataaacttaaaataaaaataatatataaaataaataatattatttattaggaCGAATACTAAATTTATCCATGATGTATGTGatcatttcttaaatttatccATAACTTAAAAAAGGTTGTTTATAGGTTTAAAGTTgataaaaattctcaaatttattaaattaacgaTAATTCAATTACGTTTCTACACgtgactttatttatttttcaataattactaattaaatttatgtatcAAACAGACCCTTAACATAATTAACTTCTTTATTTCTCTATCTCTTCATCATAATAATTAACCTCTTTATTTCTCTATCTCttcctctcttcttttcatatctttcttcttctttcttttggaGGGTTTTCTTCCCTGAAACCGTAGGTGATTGAGGAACCAATCACGAAAAAGTCATCACTTTTGAACGGACGATGAATTGAAATTCCTCCAACATTCAATCTCATGATTATCTTGTTGAATCCCACATAAATGTATGTGTTGAactctaatcaagaaattgaaacaagaagaaagaaagacGAAGAACGATCGGTGTATATTGATAGATCAAAAACCCAAATGTGTTGGTTGCATTGCAAATGTTAGAATTGGGGATCGGGACATATCCTGATCCCTCATATTGTAAAAATACAAATAGGTCCTTGAACTAATATTACaacataaaaaagataaataaactttataaagtCTTGTTTGAAATTGTAAGTGTTAAATCTGtcattataagaaaataaagatcattagtataaactaataattaattaaataaatgtactTATCTCAATAGTATGTCATTGATAATTTGATATGATTTGTGAATATAATCTGATCTCAGAAATGATCAAATATTATTCCAAAACAGTTTACTTGACCAATGGGACTTGGCCGGAAAGTGTTCTTGCCTCTATCATTAGCTCGGGTAGTCGCCTTAGTTTCAGATATGCAATATATTTGAAACAATTTATATGAATTTGGTCCCCAACAAATTAACAAACACACCTTCTTCTCTAAAGGATCTACAACTAAACTAATatccagaaaaaaaaaaaaaaaatagagaactCTGTTTTTGTCCACAAACTATTTTCGATTTAAGAAATATATCCCAACAATCAACTGTACCTAAACCATTCTAGAAGAAATAAGATCATTTAACTTCACAAACATGATCTTTACCCAGGGGCAGATCCATGTACAAAGCTACTGGAATGTAGTCCGGATAGCCTAAAATACTTTGTATGATTTTTACAATAACGACGGTATTTCCCCGTCGTTATTGACGAGTTTCCCGTCGTTAAAAGATAACATTCATATTAAAACTTGATATTATTATCAAGATAGCCCGGATagattttgtataaaaatattagccCGGGTGGATTTCAAATCCCAGCTCCGCTCATGTCTTTACCTATGGTGGTATGAGAATAAGCATTGGTTCTGAAACGTTGAAGAAATAATACGCTTGCGATGGGTTCACTATAATGCCAAAAACGATACCAGCCGGAAAGAGCCACCATGGGAGATGAGGAGGTAAGTGGGTAAGAGATACGCTGGTTGACTTAGGTTAGGATATGTAtggtaaataaatttaattgaaaaataaataaagccacgtgtataataatttaacaagtcATTTAATTAcagttaatttaataaatttgaaaaaaaatatcaactttaagtaaataaacaagaaaattttaaattagggataaatttaaggtaaatttaatattctttctattatttattatataagtaaatatagaaaatcataaataataaaataatagttataaaaataaataaattttatttaaattattaaattatttaaatatatatatatatataaataatttataataataatattaaaactaaataaaatatatttaatatattatacaataataagttatatataatattaataaaaaatataatgataattaaaaaaattaagtaatataagaATAGTGTTGTATTTATGAAGGCTAGTTACTATTTTGTAcgaagatataaaattataaaaataataaaatattgatataatttattactataTCAATATTGTTATACATATTTGTCCAACCAATGAAACATTATTTTGTTGTACCTATAACTTTGATATGTGTTTTATATAGGTATTATGGTATTAtacacatttttatatatatataacttaagaTATTTTCTATATACCTAAACTATTCATTAATTTTccaccaaattcaaattatttatatgttacaCTTTTTCTGTCCATTGGCTTCcctatattacttttttttataattttttaattattttaatttttttaattagattaataattatagtatatataatatatttataatatttttttttattttaaaataataaaaaaacgatctcattttaaaaataattaatagtttttatttataatatatttaattagaataactatttaaatatttatataatcttaatttaaaataattttttattttatatataaattaaaattattaatattgaaatatttcaaaataaattattatctgaaacttttttatttcatattatcaTTAGTTATATGGTTTAgttagatatttattttattttatttttttaataagattaataattttaaattatatattttttttaaataataatattatataaatatttcagtagatatattataaatatatatattaataaaaaaataatcttatcaaaaaagttaaaataaaaccaGTGTTGAAGATATAATTAACATTTCaccaatttatataattatataattaagtttatttcatGTTCCTCTTTCTCTCATATTGGTCTTATTATCATATTGCATGTACTCTTTATTTTTCTCTCCAATACACATGTCTTCTTTTCACAATCATTCCAATGAAAATATaatcttctcatttttttttcttttcaatggAAATAATACACCAAATAAGGTATGGCCAAATCTTAAGAGTGGTCCAATCTcgaaaacaaaatatcataaaaccAAAGAACTCGGAAATCCTACTCCATTTCCCTTAGTCATCTCAAGTCGAAAGAAACCATCAAACGGAAAACGCAATGCAAGCTATGCGAGGGGTGTTTCGAAATGAATTATGACTTGACAATGAATTTTCAAGATTGTTTAGAAATAAGGTCGATACCAGATTGTATGTCTTGCGAAGGCAAAAAATTGTGTGAAACCGGTCAGATGTTGGGGTGTTGCACACCTGCGGAACTCAACTATTTATGCAAACACAATAGAAAATTTTCATGCTGCATTCTCATTATTCACTTTCTTTCTAATCGAATTTTCAAACCTTAGCATGAATCTTCTCTGCTACAATCTTCTTGTGAAAATGGCCTTTGTAGGGGGTGACGTCGAATGTTCTTTGTGGGCTTTGGGATGATGCTAATGCAACCTTGGATCCCTTAAAGTGTGTAGCGACTAGTTGAcacatgtattttattaatgaatttgttTAGCACACTAGAGAATATTGATCAAATAAATCTAGAATGAATAATGGAGTACATGTGCATTCTAATAATGATTATTATGGCTTTTTAGATGAAATTGTTGAATTGAAGTACCTAGGCTTATATCTTCGTGTAGTgctatttaaatgttattatgcTTATATCTTCGTGTAGtgttatttaaatgttattatgcTTATATCTTCATGTAGtgttatttaaatgttattgaTTTCACCTTATTAGAGGAGTCAATgttcatacaaaaatataaattagttgaCATAAATCCTATGCAGCCGTACAATAAATATGAACCATTTATATTAGCGCAACAAGCAGCCCAGGTGTATTACTCGTTATTCCAAGTAATAGAAAAGACAGGTTACTAGttattgttggaatttttaaactagttctataaattacattaataatgaaaattagaatgtgtgtaataaaattaaatcaaattcacatgaaattcaaacgtgaattaaagggtgaaatttgatccaaatgtataatttaaatcaattcatttaaattaattgatctaaaatggcttgatgaccaattaacaaaatattgttaatttgtagtgtaacttacattagtttgttattattattattattatttgttatgataatttatattattattaacaaattggaaaaccatgtaacgttagtattgaattgtaaatgccttaattgtttaggaaaacaattactctataatgaagagaaaaacgttaaggtaatgaagaggcaaacaatgtCAATCGTTGGATTAAAtggtgattttatttaatggtttaact is part of the Impatiens glandulifera chromosome 1, dImpGla2.1, whole genome shotgun sequence genome and encodes:
- the LOC124910760 gene encoding uncharacterized protein LOC124910760, giving the protein MTALDIMNDDHLNLSLSLSIGNNNPPKALPGIINDDHLNLSLSLSIGNNPVPKALPGIVHSYSYLKFKQIKTIQGEVQCKHCEKIFQVEFDLKNNFEIVEKFIARNKANMYWRAAEEWMKPVLPNCEFCQTENCAKPVKTKEISEINWLFLLLGQMLGCCTLKELKYLCKHYRKHRSGAKDRVLYISYLTLCNQFQPRQLFSS